One region of Sulfuricurvum sp. IAE1 genomic DNA includes:
- a CDS encoding phage portal protein encodes MKKPTVTPNMIDKAVMFVAPQWGMSRIQSRMKYEALSMGGYIGADTSRRSMRSANTTIGSSDTDDLPSLEKLRAIARDMYRNAPIVHGAGDTIRFNVIGSGLTVQSDIDREFLGMDEEAARKWEQNAERLFRFWADSESSDAERTSNFYELQTIALMGALISGDIFAALPYVKREGTPFSLIVQLIEADRCSNPNSSMDTDKIAGGVEVDALGAPTHYHFTKYHPGGLRLSNEWKRIPAFGNSGRRNILHVYEKLRPGQKRGVSILAPIIEPLKQFTDYTHAELTAAVVSGLFTVFIESESGGVNLDMEDENGGSGSNVDADELNLSAGAILGLAPGEKVTTANPNRPNTAFDPFTQAILKQIGAALNIPFEVLMKHFSASYSASRAALLEAWKMFRSRRTWFSKKFCQPIYEAVLTEAVLIGRLDAPGFLEDPMVRRAYCQASWKGPAQGQLNPVNETKAADMRVESGYSTRAAEAAEMNGSDFDQNIKRATVETRQMKESGLFEMKYTTASIEQAKIDQGNEQ; translated from the coding sequence ATGAAAAAACCGACCGTAACTCCCAATATGATCGACAAAGCCGTGATGTTCGTCGCTCCCCAATGGGGGATGTCGCGCATCCAATCGCGTATGAAATATGAAGCTCTATCAATGGGCGGGTACATCGGTGCCGATACGTCGCGCCGATCCATGCGTTCAGCAAATACCACAATCGGATCATCCGACACCGATGATCTTCCTTCTCTCGAAAAACTCCGCGCCATCGCCCGTGATATGTACCGCAACGCTCCGATCGTACACGGGGCAGGGGATACGATCCGGTTTAATGTCATCGGTTCCGGGCTGACCGTCCAGTCAGATATCGACCGCGAATTTTTGGGGATGGATGAGGAAGCGGCGCGCAAATGGGAGCAGAACGCAGAGCGGCTGTTCCGGTTCTGGGCAGATTCGGAGAGCAGCGACGCAGAGCGAACGTCAAATTTTTATGAATTGCAGACGATCGCGCTGATGGGTGCGCTGATCAGCGGGGATATCTTTGCAGCGCTTCCATATGTCAAACGTGAGGGTACTCCGTTCTCACTTATCGTCCAACTGATAGAAGCAGACCGCTGTTCCAACCCGAACAGTAGCATGGATACCGACAAAATCGCCGGAGGGGTAGAAGTAGACGCGCTTGGCGCCCCCACCCACTACCATTTTACAAAATACCATCCAGGGGGACTGCGGTTATCGAACGAGTGGAAACGGATTCCAGCATTCGGAAATAGTGGTCGCAGAAATATCCTGCACGTGTATGAAAAACTCCGCCCCGGGCAGAAGCGCGGCGTCTCTATCCTCGCCCCGATCATCGAACCGCTCAAGCAATTCACCGATTACACCCATGCTGAATTGACAGCTGCGGTGGTAAGCGGACTGTTTACGGTGTTTATCGAGAGCGAATCGGGCGGTGTCAATCTGGATATGGAAGATGAAAACGGCGGCAGCGGGTCAAATGTAGATGCCGATGAGTTGAACCTATCAGCCGGTGCCATCCTCGGGCTTGCCCCTGGTGAAAAGGTGACTACCGCAAACCCGAACCGACCGAACACGGCGTTTGACCCGTTTACTCAGGCGATCCTGAAACAGATCGGCGCTGCGCTAAATATCCCGTTTGAAGTGCTAATGAAACATTTCAGCGCTTCATACTCAGCAAGCCGTGCCGCTCTTCTGGAAGCATGGAAGATGTTCCGTTCCCGCCGCACATGGTTTTCGAAAAAATTCTGTCAACCCATCTATGAGGCGGTGCTCACCGAAGCGGTGCTGATCGGTCGGCTCGATGCTCCCGGTTTTCTTGAAGATCCGATGGTCCGTAGAGCGTATTGTCAGGCATCGTGGAAAGGACCGGCGCAGGGGCAGCTAAACCCTGTCAACGAGACAAAGGCCGCAGACATGAGGGTTGAATCAGGGTACAGTACCCGCGCCGCTGAAGCGGCGGAGATGAACGGGAGCGATTTCGATCAGAACATCAAACGGGCTACTGTCGAGACGCGGCAGATGAAAGAATCCGGACTGTTTGAAATGAAATACACGACCGCCTCTATTGAGCAGGCGAAAATTGATCAGGGGAACGAACAATGA
- a CDS encoding phage terminase large subunit family protein, which translates to MSCNPVYDAFALGFEPDPYLTIDQWADKRRKLPSGASAESGQYSTDRMPYLREIMQELSPQSPTQQVKVIKATQVGCTEVGNNAVMYYMDVVPTSQLMIMPTEGLAKDHSNRKLTPSLRAMPELAQKISGGKTRDDIGGTFEKIYPGGMLKISWAGSPANYRSLSCRFVCLDDVDGFPLDVAGEGDPLELGKKRADSFGIMRKIYINSTPTEKGYSNIEAEFEASDQRHYYMPCPYCGEMICFEKDGFVFEYNKETYALIGDVQYGCTECGSLIDEHHKGRMLHEGKWVPHNPGHIHRGYRLPSYYSPLGFVSWNEIFREFLEAKALMKTGDVRKMKTWVNTRDAKVWEGDLETVKADDLPSRREHYPSEVPDGVLVLSAGIDTQNTRFEIEVVGYGRDGETWSIDYHIINGDPNDIETRKQLAAYLNRTFECNDGARMKIYAKGVDTGGHRTKAAYAFCKPRYSQRVYALKGSSTIGAPFINKRASTNNEGKVNLFLVGVNAGKDEIYANIEVTEPGPNYMHFPDYDVYNDEYFKQLTAEKRDKKTGGWVKYRHRNEAIDCRNYANAALQLAGVDEQVLGIGRRIGIVSVQSSENGEKISRGKKSGRRIISRGR; encoded by the coding sequence GTGAGCTGTAATCCAGTTTATGATGCTTTTGCACTTGGTTTTGAACCTGACCCGTATCTGACGATAGACCAGTGGGCGGACAAACGACGTAAATTGCCATCCGGTGCCAGTGCCGAATCAGGTCAGTACAGTACCGACCGTATGCCGTATCTTAGAGAAATCATGCAGGAGCTTTCACCTCAGAGCCCTACGCAACAGGTAAAGGTCATCAAAGCTACACAGGTTGGATGTACCGAAGTGGGTAATAACGCCGTCATGTACTATATGGACGTAGTGCCTACATCGCAGCTAATGATTATGCCTACCGAGGGACTGGCAAAAGACCACAGTAACCGAAAACTCACTCCTTCACTGCGTGCGATGCCGGAGTTGGCTCAAAAAATCAGCGGAGGGAAGACGCGAGACGATATCGGAGGAACATTTGAAAAAATCTATCCTGGAGGTATGCTGAAAATTTCATGGGCAGGTTCACCTGCCAACTACCGATCACTCTCATGCCGGTTCGTATGTCTCGATGACGTAGATGGGTTTCCGCTGGATGTCGCGGGGGAAGGGGACCCGCTCGAACTCGGGAAAAAAAGGGCGGACTCATTCGGGATCATGCGTAAGATTTACATCAATTCCACTCCTACCGAAAAAGGGTATTCAAATATCGAAGCCGAGTTTGAAGCATCGGATCAGCGCCACTACTACATGCCATGCCCGTATTGCGGAGAGATGATCTGCTTTGAAAAAGACGGGTTCGTGTTCGAGTATAACAAAGAGACCTACGCGTTGATCGGTGACGTCCAGTACGGATGTACCGAATGTGGATCACTGATCGATGAGCATCATAAAGGCCGCATGCTGCATGAAGGCAAATGGGTACCGCACAATCCAGGGCATATCCACCGCGGGTATCGATTGCCGTCGTATTATTCTCCGCTCGGGTTTGTGAGCTGGAACGAGATTTTCAGAGAGTTTCTGGAAGCGAAAGCGCTGATGAAAACAGGAGACGTGCGCAAAATGAAAACATGGGTCAATACCCGTGATGCTAAGGTATGGGAAGGTGATCTGGAAACGGTTAAAGCAGATGACCTTCCATCTCGAAGAGAGCACTATCCGTCTGAGGTACCTGATGGGGTATTGGTACTGTCCGCCGGAATCGATACCCAAAATACCCGCTTTGAGATCGAGGTGGTAGGGTATGGTAGGGACGGTGAAACGTGGAGTATCGATTATCACATCATCAACGGTGATCCAAACGACATAGAGACGCGAAAGCAGCTCGCAGCGTATTTGAACCGAACGTTCGAGTGTAATGACGGGGCGCGGATGAAAATCTATGCAAAAGGTGTCGATACGGGGGGGCATCGTACGAAAGCTGCGTATGCGTTCTGTAAGCCACGGTACAGCCAGCGCGTCTATGCCCTCAAGGGATCAAGCACTATCGGAGCACCGTTTATCAACAAGCGGGCCAGTACAAACAACGAGGGTAAAGTGAACCTGTTTCTCGTCGGGGTAAATGCCGGAAAGGATGAAATCTATGCGAATATCGAAGTCACAGAGCCGGGTCCGAACTATATGCACTTCCCGGATTATGACGTGTACAACGACGAGTACTTCAAACAGCTCACTGCGGAGAAACGGGATAAAAAGACCGGAGGGTGGGTCAAGTATCGCCACCGTAACGAGGCCATCGACTGCCGTAACTATGCAAACGCGGCATTGCAACTCGCAGGTGTGGACGAGCAGGTACTCGGCATTGGGAGACGGATCGGGATCGTTTCGGTCCAATCGTCAGAGAACGGAGAAAAAATTTCCCGCGGGAAAAAATCCGGCAGAAGAATCATTTCAAGGGGGAGATAA
- a CDS encoding AAA family ATPase has product MNEEFYNLAFERSVLASFIFEPAMFARSGVTSDDFYMHAHQNILNAMKDLNDQDRPIDEEFIRVWLSDRKQFDERAMMEVLTSNPISNLHEYIKSLKEYAQRRALWKLGIDLQKQEFTRPSDGIDMIETTLSNIRDMRVGVAIRTIPSGDVVEREPEFVLSNWLPLPRGVVSMISAEGGSGKGWTALQIANRYIDEHPYDKVCLWLSEDDIGINTNRHRLVSSSVMNKLYSDYKNSVHFPVVQKNGVIIGERPKPLIVNGKFDHHAFYRMRQSLRGFGLIVLDPLRSFYGGDENSNTEANLFMGPLQDWAAEENIVLVLLHHSNKDKDGSFKSKSRGASAFRDAVRVMYEIDKIYKNPHTAEIDLDNAHMRRFKMTKDNLGAMRVLGRYEVTHHITPKDSARATVIQYESKTSDENEYKFDFPAGVTAE; this is encoded by the coding sequence ATGAATGAAGAATTCTATAACCTGGCCTTCGAGCGATCGGTGCTTGCATCATTTATTTTTGAACCGGCTATGTTCGCACGTTCAGGAGTAACTTCCGACGATTTCTACATGCATGCCCACCAGAATATTTTAAACGCCATGAAAGACCTAAACGATCAGGACCGTCCGATCGATGAGGAGTTCATCCGGGTATGGCTGAGTGACCGTAAGCAGTTCGATGAGCGGGCTATGATGGAAGTACTCACTTCAAACCCCATCTCAAACCTCCATGAATACATCAAGTCGCTCAAAGAGTACGCTCAACGCCGTGCACTATGGAAACTCGGTATCGATCTGCAAAAGCAGGAGTTTACACGTCCGTCTGATGGGATAGACATGATAGAAACAACCCTATCTAATATCCGCGACATGCGTGTAGGTGTTGCGATCCGAACCATACCATCCGGGGATGTTGTGGAACGGGAGCCGGAATTCGTCCTGAGCAACTGGCTTCCGCTCCCTCGCGGGGTCGTATCGATGATATCAGCAGAGGGAGGGTCAGGGAAGGGATGGACCGCACTGCAGATTGCCAACCGATACATCGACGAACACCCATACGATAAAGTATGTCTGTGGCTATCCGAAGACGATATCGGTATCAATACGAACCGGCACCGCCTGGTGTCTTCGAGCGTCATGAACAAGCTATACAGTGATTATAAAAACTCCGTGCACTTCCCTGTTGTTCAAAAAAACGGAGTAATCATTGGAGAACGTCCGAAGCCTCTGATCGTCAACGGAAAATTCGACCATCATGCGTTCTATCGTATGCGCCAGTCGCTTCGTGGGTTCGGGCTGATAGTTCTTGATCCGCTACGGTCTTTTTACGGTGGAGATGAAAACAGCAATACCGAGGCAAACCTATTCATGGGTCCGCTGCAGGACTGGGCGGCCGAAGAGAACATCGTCCTGGTGCTGCTGCACCATTCCAATAAAGACAAAGACGGAAGCTTCAAATCCAAATCACGTGGGGCTAGTGCGTTCCGTGATGCGGTGCGCGTAATGTACGAGATCGACAAAATCTATAAAAACCCTCATACCGCAGAGATCGATCTGGATAACGCGCACATGCGCAGGTTCAAGATGACGAAGGATAATCTCGGGGCCATGCGTGTGCTCGGTAGATATGAAGTGACACACCATATCACTCCCAAAGACAGTGCACGTGCTACCGTTATCCAGTACGAGTCAAAGACTTCGGATGAGAATGAGTACAAGTTTGACTTTCCAGCAGGGGTGACAGCAGAATGA
- a CDS encoding helix-turn-helix domain-containing protein: MTPTTKRTGMVQTVLEWLKSGREITALEAARMWDELNLRNKISILRADGWPIHSREEKHNGKVFKVYFLDGCKNA, translated from the coding sequence ATGACACCCACTACAAAACGCACCGGAATGGTTCAGACGGTTCTCGAATGGCTAAAAAGCGGCCGTGAGATCACCGCACTCGAAGCGGCGCGCATGTGGGATGAGCTGAACCTGCGAAATAAAATCAGCATACTGCGTGCCGATGGGTGGCCGATCCATAGCCGTGAGGAGAAACATAACGGTAAAGTATTCAAAGTCTACTTTTTAGACGGGTGCAAAAACGCATGA
- a CDS encoding BRCT domain-containing protein has protein sequence MSDIMLDPDTAQPVLHIISAARRADRNVDELIGICKGVIADGEVSQKEAEFLLSWMESNQDAANQWPANILYERIRLHLSDGILDASESADLMDLISQITGGKTPEQVSSMSSTLPLDNPQPDILFQGRVFCLTGGFTVGSRDNVTKLIESKGGKCVKAPTLSTDYLVIGIVGSRDWIHSTHGRKIEAAVTIRDSGKTSLSIVSEEHWIKFI, from the coding sequence ATGAGCGATATCATGTTGGATCCGGATACGGCCCAGCCGGTGCTCCATATCATCAGCGCTGCCCGTCGCGCGGATCGGAACGTCGACGAGCTGATCGGGATCTGCAAGGGTGTCATAGCAGACGGTGAGGTTTCGCAAAAAGAGGCGGAGTTTCTCCTCTCATGGATGGAGTCGAACCAGGATGCGGCGAACCAGTGGCCGGCCAATATCCTCTATGAGCGGATCCGGCTCCATCTTTCCGACGGCATCCTCGATGCATCCGAGAGTGCGGACCTGATGGATCTGATATCGCAGATCACCGGGGGAAAAACTCCGGAGCAGGTATCGAGTATGTCCTCGACCCTCCCGCTGGATAACCCGCAGCCGGATATCCTGTTTCAGGGCCGGGTATTTTGCCTCACCGGAGGTTTTACGGTAGGATCGCGTGACAACGTCACGAAGCTGATCGAGAGCAAAGGAGGCAAATGTGTAAAAGCCCCTACCCTCTCCACCGATTACCTCGTGATTGGAATCGTGGGAAGCCGCGACTGGATCCACTCCACCCACGGGCGCAAGATCGAAGCGGCGGTGACGATCAGGGATAGCGGAAAAACATCG